taacttaatgGAGACCTTTTCCACCTTCCACGATCCTTCAGAGTCATGAAGTCACTGACATCAGCTAGAAGAGTAAATATGAAGCTTTCCTTGCTGacgcaaaagaaaagaaagaaatgcttTGCTAGAAGCTTTCAGCACAGGAGTAAAAGCTTCGCCAGAGAACTTTATCTAGGATGCCGCATTGAAGTCAAGAAGATAAATGAAATCATAGCATTGAGGCATATTCATATTGTTTCCAATTTGGAGGAAATGAcactattatattatatgtgCATAGAAAACCATACAAATACATAATCTCTCAACAACCAGATAAGAAGATGGCAAAACCAGAATTACCAGACCCCATATACATCATTTGAAACTTAATGAAGCAACCAGATTTTAGAAGCAGCACTCCTCCAACACACAACAGCAACAAAGTGCGGCCAAACTGCACATTTAGAATAAATAACCATCATTATCACatcaataattaagaaaaaaggtgGCATTCATTAAATGAAGTCAGCACACAAAATCAAATAGATACCATGATCAGAACATTGCAAGGTGAAGTACCTACGGATTTAGCAATCCAATTTCCAAAATACCAATAGCTAAGAGACTGGGAGCATTCAGAGCAACAAAGAAGTATCAAGTGCTCCCTCATTTACAATGCAAAATCATTGAGTGAGAGAATGCCAGATTGCTAACCAAATGACAAACCTATATGCATTTGCAGCATGGAAAGCCGTTTAAAGCCACAGGATATGAAACTGAAGATTTAATATCAAACACGGAAAAGACATTTACTGATGTCcacaagagagaaacaccaaagAAAATGATCACAAGGTATCAAAAAGCTCCTGTTTGTCCAGGGGACCCAGAACTTACAGATATTGACTATGACTGAAGTAACAGTCAGCTGTCGATTTGTCAGATAACTTGTTGAGTTCTGAATTCCGAGCACTGAATGCTACAAGTGTAAGAAATATGGTAATCCAGGTCTTTTTGACAGAGCTTATTCCAAAAGCTTTAGCGACTGCCAATTTTTGTGATGATCATAGACACTTCTTTTCAATGCCGTGTCAGGACCTTCATAGGAATGGTACTAGTAAGAGGCTTATTCTAGACAATAAAAACTGCTAGATGTATATGGCTGTCCGCTGTTTTATGTCGGACAATTGTTTAGGATCTTGCTCAACCTAATTTGTGAGCTATGATAATTAAGTAAATTATCCCGGTGCTCCAATAAGATTATAGATACTTAACCATCATGTTTAATGCCATCCTCGCCACCTCATATTGCTAAATAAAACCCTCAAGGGTTAATTATATAATCCATCACAGATAGTTATATGGCATGTTTATGGTCTAGTTATGTATTGGCTTCAACCTCCAGCTGGGCAATTCCAAATTGAATTTGAACAAGTTTCTAAGAGGAGAACAGCTTTTAATCTCAAGTATTTGTGGTCTATCATCCCACATGTCCTTTCTAAAACTATGCCCAAACTTTTTCAAGTTAGGCTTTTAGGCTCCTGTTTTGTGTAATGAATGTCAAAAGAAATAGAAGTCCTGGAGTTCCCATCTCGCAGAGTTACTTGCCACAAGGTGACAAGACAATCAGATCCTACCAGAGTTTGAACTAAACTCTAGCCAATGAACACCAGATATCAAAAGCCTCAAGCTGATTTAGCACCAATTTTACCAAGACCTTACAGATATCGAGTAGGACCCAAGTTACCTAGTCGTACTTCATAAATTTCAAGTTAGCTTGTTCAGTTATGGGTTCTCAATCCATTTAGTTATAGTATGATAATCGATCAACCACAGCAGGTTTTTAAGGATTTACAAGGCTTATTCAAGACCCTTCCATTGCTTTCCAACAGTTACCAACCTTTGTTAGGTGCATGGGCAGTTCTATTGTACTCTATTCTTTTACGAGCCTTTGTAAGTACAGTACTAGCCAGAGATTTGGCACAGCCATTAAAAAGCACTAGATGCATATTGCTGTTATAAGCTGAGCAAATATTTCAAACGTTGTATTCTAACAGTTAGGCTGTGACACGGATCTGCATGCATGTTTCTTTCACTGGCAATTATCAAAAACTCTTAATAGTAAAGTTAGGATGCAAGAGAAAGATTGACTAAATAAGTATATGTGCTCTAGTCATGCAAATGTTAGGTTTTCACTAAGTAGTTAGATAAAGAATATCTTCCTGGTCACCTGAGGATTAGATGCCCAACCGATCCAACATATATAATTGCCGATTCAACACCATCCTACCACCCCATATTGTTAAGGCAAACCCGCAACAAGTCAAGTGCAATTCATTACAGACAGTATTATATTGGAGGATAATCCAAGACGGAGTTAGTTGTCGCCTCGATTCATCCAAAATGAAACTGATAAGATCGGACAAGTTTCTAAGATGGAACTATCTTCTGGTTCTAAACATTTAAGACTCCATCATTGACCTGAATcccataaaattaaacaaaattcaagaccaagatctcaaaaaaataaataagtaaatcaTCCTTTATATTAGATAAAAACATCAACACTATAATGACCGCATCCAATAAAAACCCAAATAGCATAAGACTATCAACAAGAGACATAAGAAACagagattaaaaaagaacatacCATCCACGTAATAACGAGGAGCAACCACCATAATTTTCCTGGTAAGGGTGGTGTTCATAATGATAACACTGCTGGTACTGTGGCGGACCTGGAGGCGTTGGATACCCTTCAGCGAAATACCCTTGGTACCCACGCGGTGGACCCGGTGGTGGGTATCCTGGATACCCTGGAGGTGGTGGTCCCGGTGGTGGGTATCCTGGATACCCtggagtggtggtggtggtggtgggtaCCCTtcgtgtggtggtggtgggtaCCCTTCGTATGGTGGTGGCGGAGGCGCTGATGGCGGGTACCCTGGAGGCGGGTAAGGTGATGAATACCCTGTCAGTTCAAAATCAATAAGATTCTAAATTCAAAATAGAAGGGGGGGGAGGAGAGTTTGATTACCTGGAGGAGAGTAGGGATCATGAGGGGCTTTCTGGTAACTCATGATTTTATCTTTTGGGGCTCTTCAAGATTGAAGAGAAGATGGATCGATAGATGGATGGATGGGtttctgttgtttttgttaAGACCGGAAGACTGCAAGGCTTGAAGATGAGggggatttttatttattttttattcttaatggGATTGAAATATTGTGAGGGTTGTCTTTCTGTAAGTTGACGAGCTCTTTTTCTCGTTCGTTGGATATTATTGACAAGTAAACATACTGAACGGTCTTGATTTGAAGGTTAGTTGGTCAAGTTTGCTTCTTCCATTGCCGCTCACAACATTTGGAACATCTTCATGTTTGATAATTTAGATTTGAGAAATCAACTTTTCACTGTCAACATCACGATCATCTTGAATTCACCAGTTCCCGGAGCTGCACGGCGCAAGATGAACCGGCCTGAAAGCTAAAGCAGGTGGATTTTGAGGCTCTGTGCAAGGAGGCCTTCAAAGCACGTACTGATCCAAATGAACAGCTGAGGAAGACAGACATTCGCCTGCAATCTGTCCACAGCAGCAGATCCAGGTACCGGAACCCCTTTATCTATCTGATGCTCGTGCAGGTTTCTGTAGTGACCGCCCTTCATCCTTCACAAGGTAAAGCAAATTGGTACAAGCCAGCATAAACTGTGTACCAAGGGAAGTGCTCTGACATTAATGACACACAGAGCTCTGTAAGGTTGCATGGAAAGAATGTTTACGTGTTTGGACATGCCACTCTTTGCTATTTCATGACAGATATCGCAGTGAAGGAGAACTATAGAATGATCAGGCAGAGGACATTATTAGATTATGAAATCTTCCTGAGGTTAATGGAACCAGAGCgaaattgtttaattaaatcggaagaattaattaaagatgAGAAATCAACGGGTGAAACCGTTTAGCTCTCTTACGTTGATATAAAGGCCATTACTCTTATGTTCAGGACCTTCAGCAAGGCCAATCCGTCAGTCACCTggatagcaaaaaaaaaagtgcattcTGAAAAAATAAACGCCGTTGCCGGGCAATGATCGAACCCGGGTCACCCGCGTGACAAGTGAGGCAAAATAATTGTAATGGAATACTTGTTCACACTATACTACACGACTTCGTTgcttttgattcatgcattatttattaattcaaaatattttacttttttttcccgTATAGTAGAGGTTTagaactacttttttttttaattcatcttaaattaattcaaaaaaaaaatattattttcaatctcTCTTGATGAAACCTCAAAAATCCTGCTTCAATGGAAACCAAACCACTGAcactgctctctctctctcgtctcTTTCTCCACCTCTTTCACTTCTACAGACAACTACCTTATCAACTGTGATTCAAACACAACACCTCTTTTATTCTTACAGATAACAGAATTTTTTGAGCTGATTCCACTTCACAAGGTTCAATCTTTAAAGGCCAGTCCATTTCACCCAAGAAGTGCTTGAACACAGCTTGTGCTAGGATGGCTTTATGGATTTTACTTTAATCAAACAGAGGGGAAAGTTGTTAGCTGTTTTTTATTACATGAAAAAACTGTCGGTGAGAGGAGAGCATGGAGTGAAAAGCAGGTGTGAATTACTTTTCACAAACTGAGGTCCAACCTCAGTTTTGAGTGGGTCCCAtgccaaataaaaatatgatttgagaTTACCAAACACTTCAGTCTTGCTTTTATTATCAGCCGCAGCCGCATGCCAATATTTGAGGTGGAGGTTGAGGTTTAGGTGTGGGATCcattaaaaagcaagaaaaaatagctttttgtggTTGAAGTTTGTGCAGTTGTACCCAACcacaacctcaaccacaaaagcaaaaaacaaacacacttttAGTTGTATGATAATTATTCTTgattataaaagaagaaaaaatcatttattctttatttcagCATtgatctataataataataataaaatataaatacaaactttgtatataaaaatattttttaattttaaaaatcattatattgttttatcttaaaaagtatatatattttaaaaattaaaaaggcttCAACTCTATATAAAAGAGATATacttactattttttatatcataatgcAGTGTATATGTCAATactaatatataaattcaattatattaaaacttcaatataatctctaaaatataatttaaccccGTTTTTCTATTATGCATAAAACCTTAATCTCTATAATGTTTGATTGATACTTTATTTTGACTATTAATACTctaaaaaatgcttaaaaataGATCAATAAAagccaataataaaaatttgaaaatgtaaatttatcattaaattaaatcatttatcttattattaaattaaatcatgtataTATAAGTGTatgaatatatatgtatataatattattaaaattacaagttgactcataaaatcatataattttataagttaatacATGTTTATAGTGTTAACTCGGTATAAAAACTCGagaaacattaaaatcattttgaaattgttttgacTCGGTAAAATCAGTTAAGATCGGGCAAAATTGTcctctccattatttttttctccacaTTCTCCGTCGTTTCATAACCAACAAGGCAACAACCACCCATGTAAAACAACCCAAAATCAAAGCGcacatctccttctctttcaaAAAGCCACCTGCAGCAGACTGATCCTCTTATTCCTCTTCAtacttctatttcttctttccCCGTGCAAGCCAATTTTGGTTCCTTCACTTCTTgggtgtttcttttctttccaatgttctttctttcttgggtcttgcatatatatatatcttggacTGGGGAggaataataatttcatatctTGCTCAATTGTTGCCTTTTAATTGCTCTTACATACTTCAATTCAACCATAAGCCTTTTGGTTAATAGTTAACACAAACAGATCTATGTTCTTTAGCCATATGATATCATTCATAGCTTCATACattagaatataattttaagaCCTGGCTCGATGGCTGGTTTGGTCCAAGGCTTGGGTTccaggttttgaccgggtcaccggGTCAGTCAggtcaattgttttttacaaaaaaaatcaaaatgatattgttttagtaaaaaaaaaaatcaacgggtttGCGGCCGAGTATTGACTGGTCAATCCGCCGGGTCATAtcaggttttcttttttttaaacccGGCTCGGTTTCAATTTCAGGTCCCGGTTCGACCTACCGGGCCAAAccagatttcaaaactatgcattGTAACGCTCAAATATAGGTGACGTGAACAATGTGGGTATTAAACAAGACATATATTAATGAGAAAgacataaaatgaaaagaatgaaaattatggatggaagagaataaaagagcTAGATCAAATCccactttgaattttttcataGTTTGGGTTTATCTCATGAGGCATGTTCAATGCAATTATCTGTCATTTTTATGAATTAGAGAGGAGGTGGCAACGTTGCTAAGAACATGTCAATGCTTTTGTATATAAAAGTTTAtgcttgttttaaattttttaattattgattaataaaattttatgaaaattaataattatatttattgtatttttaagttatttgaactatatataaattttttatctgaattatgtgtttttaaaatacttaaactatatataaaaacaactttctttacaattttat
This DNA window, taken from Populus alba chromosome 17, ASM523922v2, whole genome shotgun sequence, encodes the following:
- the LOC118038142 gene encoding uncharacterized protein isoform X4 is translated as MSYQKAPHDPYSPPGYSSPYPPPGYPPSAPPPPPYEGYPPPPPPPGYPGYPPPGPPRGYQGYFAEGYPTPPGPPQYQQCYHYEHHPYQENYGGCSSLLRGCLAALCCCCVLEECCF
- the LOC118038142 gene encoding uncharacterized protein isoform X1; translated protein: MSYQKAPHDPYSPPGYSSPYPPPGYPPSAPPPPPYEGYPPPPHEGYPPPPPPLQGIQDTHHRDHHLQGIQDTHHRVHRVGTKGISLKGIQRLQVRHSTSSVIIMNTTLTRKIMVVAPRYYVDVWPHFVAVVCWRSAASKIWLLH
- the LOC118038142 gene encoding uncharacterized protein isoform X3; this encodes MSYQKAPHDPYSPPGYSSPYPPPGYPPSAPPPPPYEGYPPPPPPPPGYPGYPPPGPPRGYQGYFAEGYPTPPGPPQYQQCYHYEHHPYQENYGGCSSLLRGCLAALCCCCVLEECCF
- the LOC118038142 gene encoding uncharacterized protein isoform X2: MSYQKAPHDPYSPPGYPPSAPPPPPYEGYPPPPHEGYPPPPPPLQGIQDTHHRDHHLQGIQDTHHRVHRVGTKGISLKGIQRLQVRHSTSSVIIMNTTLTRKIMVVAPRYYVDVWPHFVAVVCWRSAASKIWLLH